The genomic interval TTCTTGCTGATGATCTCCGGCGCGACGTACGCCGGCGTGCCGCAGGTGGTGTGGAGAAGCCCGTCCCGGCCGCGGGAGGCGCCGAGCGCGCTGAGGCCAAAGTCGGATACTTTAAGGTCGCCCTTCTCGTCCAGCAGCAGGTTCTCCGGCTTGAGGTCCCGGTGGTAGACGCCGCGGCTGTGACAGAAGTCCACGGCGGCGATCAGCTGGTGGAAGTACTTCCGGGCGGCGTCCTCCTTTAGCCGCCCCTTGGCCACCTTACTGAAAAGCTCGCCGCCGCGGACGTACTCCATCGCAAAGTAGATCTTGCTGCGCGTCGCCATCACCTCGTAGAGCTCGACGATGTTGGGGTGGTGGACGAGGCGCATCACCGAAATCTCGCGCTTGATCTGGTCGATCATCCCCACCCGGAGCACCTTCTCCTTGTCGATGACCTTGATGGCGACGATGGCGCCGGTGGCAAGGTTCCTCGCCTGGTACACCTTCGCGAACGTGCCTTGCCCCAGCAGCCTCCCCAGCTCGTACCGGTTCATCAGCACGGTCACGGCGCCCTTCTTCTCCATGACCGGCGGTGGTTGTCGATCGGAACTCTACTCAACTGCCATCGCAGGTCACCAAAACAAGGTAGCAATATCAATCAATCAATCCTTCCTGTTCCTCGCTGAGCCATTCAAATGCTTTTCGCTGCCTCCATCCAGCTAAGTATGGTTAAGTGTAACTTTTTGTGCTATTTCCACCATTAATTATTCTCtgattaagtcaattttaatttattgaattagAGTTTGATAGAAATGGACGATGTGGATTGTGCAAGGTTCAAAATTAGAAAGCTATTTTTACCAAGACAAGTGGCTACAACGGGAAGGTTCAATTTAAACCGAAAAAGTACAAAAGTAGCAAATAATATGTTTAAGACGAACTATTTTCATTCCTTCTTTATATTTTTGTTACAGTCGAAAAGGTGCctcataaaaatatattcaaaggGTGGctgttttatcttttattttgtaaaatatctTTGTTGTAGCATTGttataataattttagttaaaattattagatCTCAtgattattttggtgtgatcaactaaATTAAGTTAGATCATATTTTGATTTGATctttatgtctaagtgtacaggaatttAAGAGCATaaaaaatcgagcggaagacgcagttagtgagaaggatgacatgggaagagaGCCAACAAACTCGGTACATCCGaggaacgaggtgctgcggaagagtacactaatgtacgagaagaacgtacgcaacgttcgagggacgagaagttagaGCGGAAGCTTGTTCGAGGAGAATGTcaaaaattgagttcgggtgaattCTATTTCGATTATCCGTAATTACTCAGGCGAACGAAACAGCAGAAGAGCATATGGAGACTATACATGTTGCTAGAGGCGCCTTTAAAAGACATTGAAGACGCCTCTGCAACCTTCAGGTGGAAGTCGCCTTCCAtgagcatggagggcgccctccatgggtatggagggcgccctccatgagcatggaaggcgctttcaacCAAAAAGTTACCCGTTGACAGTGGATAAATCTTTATCCACTGCGCTTCGCTGGAGGCGCCCTCTAACTCCTTTGGAGGCATCTTCAAGCCACAGATAAAATTTTTCAGGGGCAATAAAAAACCCTATAAAGCTAAGAAATTAataacaacttctgtaatcaCTTTTCTAGTTATTTCTGAACCTTCAATGTGTGTAAAAGATTTATCcgtcttcagagaaggagattgctTTTCAatcgtcttagattaacaaccaactaggttgtaatcaagtaaatagtGATCTTtcacttattttttttaagttgttaattctaTTTTTAATTACGTTTCTAGTGTAGGTCTAAGGATCgggaagaaattttatttttctatttcagacAATTAATCTCCTCTTATCGTCCGCTGCGCCaataaaaattattctaagtggttttaattaaaattattttaatattaattaaaattattcaaatatagaacatcttttaatttttattgataaaaacataatttaaaaaattacttaaaatagaAATAGcttagatatatatattttttgaaataaaatataaGATACTTTTATCCACTAGTAAATTTCGTATTTATGTAGCATGACAAAAACAAACCACGTGCATATTATTTATAAGATCTTTGTCGGTTTAAATTAACAGTATTCTTATGTCTTTACTCGTGTTTCTTTTTCATATCgatatttcttcttttattttgttCGCCTAAATACATAAATGGGCGGAGCCCACGTGCGTCGTGAGAGACAGGCAGCAGGCTCCACAGCGATCATGTCCACGTGCTTCATCTCGTTAGGACTATAAACAAACTAAGTCGAACTTTGgggtgttcaaatttatttgataaggtaattaaGTCGAGCCGAACCGAGtttaaaatgaactaagcttttgaaatgagtgttcaagcttggcttggtttattttttatgaacttaAGCTTGGTTCGTtaagatgttatcaagctctcaattcaagcttgtttgattatttgaaatttttagttgtttgaATAGTTATTGAGTTGatagtttaaatttatttatttatttattttatttttattatttatttagtatattgaaaagaattttattaataaatatggttcgcaaacattgttcatgaacgttgttcatgaacattgttcacgaatattatatatattgaacgaacataaacaagctcttactaaGCCGAACACTAAATTTATTCAcgaacacttggttcatttacagccttacGTGTCGTGACTGATCCCCGAACTTCGAATCTGCTCGGAGCCTTTCGATCTGCCTTCCAACACAGGCGACACGCTTCAGCACCCACAAAAACTTCGTAACGTGCCCGCTTTACCCGGCGCGCCGTGTCGGAGCGACCACAGCGGATTGGCAGATGACGTCTAAGGTGACGCGCGGCTCGGTCAATCGATCGTACGCCGGCGGATGAATCCTGGAACTCCTCGTCCGAAATAGACTCAATACTTTATTTCCACACGCAAGATATTACCGGTCCCGATACTGGACGTAACCGGGGTCTCTCTGGGCCCACGTTCACCACTGACACGAGGAAATCTGTTGGTAGACGAAAACAGGTATGGTTTACGTTGCAGTGGATATGTCGCACCTGCGATATGTTTCCGCTCGCAAGCCCCACGTTTATTATTCCGCAATTAATATATTTAGTATTgaattgtttatttatttgtgATGCGGATCCATCTGCCCCAAAACGCACCTGGCGAGTACTCGTCGCTCTTCGCACGTCGCTCGTCATTCTCGATCTCTCCATCGTCTGCCGAGAATAGCCGCGATTGAACCCTAACTACGAGGTGAGAACCACGAAGCTCGCATTCTTTTCGTGTTTCTATGTCTATGTTGTTAATTGAGAgtggtttcttttcttttttttttctcagttTCTTTTCTGAGTGTATCTGGTTTAGGATTGTTTGGACTCTGTTATGGTTGTTTTAGATTCGATGAGTTGGGTTTCTACAACAGCGGGATTCGGTGATTGTCTATGGTCGGAGTTTATTGTGGAGGTTGCTCGTCTTTCCCCGTTGTTGCTTTTTCTTTGCCGTTATCTTTTGTGCTCTGTTCCACTTTTTTCTTTTTTGGAATGCTGAAAGTGTCGGTTCAGAAACAAGGAGTATTTTCGCTTTGGGTTATCTAGCGTAAAAATGACGATCCACTGAACCACTCGATTCTGTCGATTGCTTTAAAACCATGATTCCTTATTCCAGTTATCTGAGAAATATCTTCTTTAATTTGAATTCGGTAGACTCGTCCAGTTCTTTTCCCCACTTCTGTCGTAAGGTGGAGAAGTTCAATATACGTTTATGGTaagattatattttttttatgaaaaagaaaaataaggatCATTGCGAAAGTGTTAGATTTCTTTTGTTGTTGTTGAACTTCATAAATAAGGGCATGCTCAAATTGTTGCAGATTTTTTGCTTATAGAAACAAATCAGtacaatttttctttctttccattGAAGTGACACTTTGTCATTCATTACCATAGAGCTATGCACTTGGTACCCCCGTGATAAACACTGGTTCACTTGAAGTTCCTGATTGATACACGTTACCAGTTGGAAGCTTTTGGTTGGTTTATCTATAGGCTACTTGGCCCCATCCTGCAGTATGCCTGCAATTAGAAGACTATATGAGGTCTGTAAAGTATCATTCAACGGCAAGGGACCAATATCTGAAGAAGCTCTTGAACATGTACGGTCTTGTTTAGGTGAGAATTGTAGTTTCTTTGCAGTGACACATTCTTTATATTTTTGATTGGTGGTAATGATAGTTGATGTGATTTATCTTCCCCTGAAGTTGATCTACTTTTACTCATTTGGTAAATGATATGAATCTGAAACTTCTTAATAGTAATAATTGCATGGTAAAATATTCAATCTGTATTATAGTTGAGGCCAATATATGACCTCATATTGGCCATATGAATTAATGGCCCAATATTAATTTCTACTATTAAATGAATTAGACAATTCCACAATAACACGCTGTAGGGTTATGTTCAGTGTCATCCTTTCAATGGTTAGAAACGGTTTAAAGTTTTAGCAATGTGCTTAATTTCTCCTTGTACTGGTCTTTTCTTAGTTGGATTCTTATCCACATATATTCTTCTGAGGATCTCAACTTGTTGTTCCTTGTGTATTTAAAAAATCTGTAAATCACCCACTTTGCCTTGGTGGTTCAAGCAACAGAAGTGTGGGTTAAATGGATTTTACTTGTAGAAGAGCATTGCCAAGTGGCATACAAGTCCATAAagctatttttttaatcaattccaAGTGCACGTACTTTTTATCCATTATTTATAACACTTTATGATTCATCTGTTATCcttatttttgttttgtttcATGTCTGTTGATTATCCTTGTCTCCTTAGTTCCACCTCATCAAATTAAGGTTGTTTTGGCCCTTTGTGTATGAGATACATCCAATTGTCTATGCATTTTGGAATATGTTGGGCAGTCCTGAGCCATAAACAGTCCTGGATGTGTGGGCCTACATAGTTTGGGTTGAATTGGACTATTCTGAGCCTTAAGCAGTTTCAGTATGGTTGGATGGGCTTCCTGGTCATTTATTCATGTTTATTTTGCACTTGACTACATGTTAAAGATTTTGCTTCTAATGGTTATTGAATGATTTGGATATTCAGGGAACTAGTTGTTGAGATGTCTTGCAGCACGTGAAAAGAAAATGATAGAATCATGTTATTATACTCTGATGTGAAACTTTGGGTGTTCATCAAGTGTTGGAGATTTTTGCTCTAGCTACCATACTGGATTGCTTGTCTTGGGCATTTGTTGTAAATTGGATGTGTGTGCTTAGATTCACCGGTTGATGTTGATATTAACATCTTCAAGTTCACATTTTTTCCCCCTTTTTAGATATAGAGAGGTAGTTCTGTGTCCTGGCTACCAAATTGGACCACTTTTCTGCAGTTGGAAAATATTTTAGACCTCCACATCTTGAACACATTTACCTCCTTTTCCATTTGTCATCAttattgtattaatttatatttattcatACATCTTTCTTGATTAAATCCACATTAGGAAAATTTGTTCAATCAATAACCTACAATAAACTATGTTTTATAATTTAACCAATTTGTTTAATTAGTATAAACAATATCTAGtactttttattttcaatttctcatttttattATTTCAGATGATATCAATCCTTCTGATGTGGGACTTGAAACTGAGGCTCAGATAGCACGTGGGTGGACACTTTCCATGCAAGGTCCAAATGGAAGAAGAGTGCGTAATGGAAGTAACCTGTGTCCACCTCCTATCAAGTATCTGCATGTACACGAGTGTGATGAGTTTTCTGTAAGCATCTGAATCCTTTTCCAGAGTGTCTCATATAAGTTGCACAACTTGCTGCATTTCTCTGGGTTCTTGACTATTGCAGCATATTTCTCTTTACAATGAATTTAAATGATGCTAATGCTATCTTGATTGTTCTCCAACTATGATGCAGATCGGGATCTTCTGCATGCCACCTTTGTCTGTTATTCCGCTTCATAATCATCCAGGGATGACCGTGCTCAGCAAGGTTCTTTATGGGACAATGTTTGTCAAATCATATGACTGGATTGATACTGAAGAACCAATAGATGCTTCCCAAGGTATATGCCATTTTTTCTGTAAACATTATTTTGTTAGCTATGATAATTAAAACCCTCTTGTTTGACAAACGTTTGTTTATTCAGATGTATGCTTATTTTTGTTACTTGTTAGTTCAGATGATTGGAGATGCTTTCAGATCAATGTAATTGCCTTCTCTTGTGAATAAATGGTTGGTTATCTCTTCTAATTGAAGTCGTACTAATAATTTAGTGTAACATTTTAGCATTTATTgtgttatcatcatcatcaagctGTATGTTGCAATTATTTGACCAGGCTACAAAGGTATATAATTAGTAATATTCACAAGATATGGATACCTGGtatataaaaataacaataataataattagtaATATTCACGTCATTTAAATCTCTTTCTATTACAtggggaaaaaaattaaaagagcatCCTTTATTATTCATTGTCATCAAAAGAGTTTTCTATGTTGAAAAAATATCAAAGCAACGTCTGATGCTAAATTTTCTCTCTAAATTACTCCTTTTATTCAACCAGTTCAATACATTGTAGTAGTTTTGACTAAGttggaataattttaattaagttggatCAATTTTGATCAAGTTGGAACAATTTTGACAATATTTAGAGCAATTTTGATAGCCCTGGATTATTTGACTTTAGAAAAGAAAGTGCTTCATGTTGTAGTAGTTTTAGCCAGAACGATTATAATAGTGTATTTGAGCACTTTTAGCCAAATTGGCATTATAATAGTTTTGACCAATGTTGCATTGGTATGACCAATATTGGAGCACTTTTGACCAGCATTTTTAATGTCTAAGTAATTTTGAccaattaatattaataaaaaataattaacatatGCCAGGAAAAAGTTATTTTGTTATTGGTGCTTTGATTGCGGTTGATAATTGCATTTAAATCATCTTAGCATTATTTTTTCAGCTAGACCAACAAAGATTGTCAGAGATGGTCAGATGACTGCGCCTTGTGGAACTACAATTCTCTATCCTACAAGCGGCGGCAACATCCATTCTTTCAAAGCGGTAACTCCTTGTGCTCTTTTCGATGTTTTATCGCCCCCCTATTCATCAAAAGATGGACGAGATTGCACTTACTTCAAGAAGTCAAGAAGAAAATTTTCTGGTATACACTTTACGAATTAATTCTATCATGGTGACTCTGAGGACCATCAATACATAATTCATTATTCAAAT from Zingiber officinale cultivar Zhangliang chromosome 6B, Zo_v1.1, whole genome shotgun sequence carries:
- the LOC121989824 gene encoding plant cysteine oxidase 4-like; translated protein: MPAIRRLYEVCKVSFNGKGPISEEALEHVRSCLDDINPSDVGLETEAQIARGWTLSMQGPNGRRVRNGSNLCPPPIKYLHVHECDEFSIGIFCMPPLSVIPLHNHPGMTVLSKVLYGTMFVKSYDWIDTEEPIDASQARPTKIVRDGQMTAPCGTTILYPTSGGNIHSFKAVTPCALFDVLSPPYSSKDGRDCTYFKKSRRKFSGSLPGGIEASEMTWMEECQPPETFIVRRGPYRGRIVNNG